A genomic region of Equus caballus isolate H_3958 breed thoroughbred chromosome 1, TB-T2T, whole genome shotgun sequence contains the following coding sequences:
- the C1H15orf39 gene encoding uncharacterized protein C15orf39 homolog isoform X1, giving the protein MAEKRPLGTLGPVMYGKLPRLEADSGPGHSLPTSAGNQDPCSYKGAYFSCPVGGAPKAGSERFASWTPYPPLYPTSMAGPPLRTDSLLSNCLLYRPPAESSEKVQDSGPVELLPFSPQAHSYPGPPLAAPKPVYRNPLCYGLSPCLGEGPPKRPLDVDWTLVTGPLLPSANSPCSLTPAPGKGQSLDGSFLRGVPAGGSGKDSSVSFSPCQAFLEKYRTIHSTGFLASKYAGPYSGDSKQALSEGPPSPWTQLAQPLGPACQDAVPTHCLLPHPPQALPCPPACRHPEKQGSYSSVAALGAHKGAGYPPGGLSSPYLRQQASQTPYMPPVGLDTYSYPSAPVPAPSPGLKLEPPLAPRCPLDFAPQTLGFPYARDDLSLYGASPGLGGTPPSQNSMQAVPQPSAFQRACQPLPARQPCSEPMRPTEKPVQEAEEKMWLPSCRKEQLQPQLDEHLGAPIVIGDSPVPRTPPALPPCAEERQSLPQNEGMLPPSSPPMPIIDNVFSLAPYRDYLDVQAPEATAEPDPAPAPAPSESHDKDCKGTLPAQEAPSRAHCSLREEMALDLSVKKPVAEAPPLNVPSPVVHAKPTVAVDVPGTGNTVSDLPGMGNTVPDPPGLKKTVTEAPGLPGMPVTTEATPRTNFHSSVAFMFRKFKILRPAPLPAAVVPSAPTSAPEPAQPAPTPASVPIGLQILTQPLPVACFNLALPSPPAVAMASPTPAPAPSPAPAPAPLAGPAPASTPITADSPEQHFAGLHASLCDAISGSVAHSPPEKLREWLEMAGPWGQAAWQDCQGVQGLLGKLLSQLQSFVCTQQCPFPHVVRAGAIFVPIHLVKERLFPRLPPASVDHVLQEHRVELRPTTLSEERALRERALHGCTSRMLKLLALRQLPDIYPDLLGLQWRDCVRRQLGDLDTEAGTVPSSEPTMARDEPENLALAWKSPVPKARKPGRKPSTPGPEKAEATAGGASHGASPTPAASASPPGPTLRARFRSLLETAWLNGLALPTWGHKTSGPDRPTPHPRLLGSQSHHL; this is encoded by the exons ATGGCGGAGAAGAGGCCACTGGGGACGCTGGGGCCTGTGATGTATGGCAAGCTGCCCCGCCTAGAGGCAGACTCCGGGCCTGGGCACAGCCTGCCCACCTCTGCTGGTAACCAGGACCCCTGCAGCTACAAGGGTGCCTACTTCTCTTGTCCCGTGGGGGGTGCTCCCAAGGCAGGGTCAGAACGGTTCGCTTCCTGGACCCCATACCCACCCTTGTACCCTACCAGCATGGCAGGACCCCCACTTCGGACAGACAGTCTCTTGAGCAACTGCCTGCTCTACCGCCCACCAGCAGAAAGCTCTGAGAAGGTACAAGACTCTGGCCCTGTTGAGCTCCTGCCTTTCAGTCCCCAGGCTCATTCCTACCCAGGCCCACCGCTGGCTGCACCCAAACCTGTCTACCGCAACCCTctgtgttatgggctttcccctTGCCTGGGGGAAGGGCCACCGAAGAGACCACTAGATGTTGATTGGACACTGGTGACTGGGCCCCTCTTACCCTCGGCCAATTCCCCTTGTTCTCTGACCCCAGCTCCTGGAAAGGGCCAATCCCTGGATGGCTCTTTCTTGCGTGGGGTGCCAGCTGGGGGATCTGGCAAAGACTCCTCAGTGAGCTTCTCTCCATGCCAAGCATTCCTAGAGAAGTATCGGACCATCCACAGCACAGGCTTCCTGGCCTCCAAGTATGCAGGTCCTTACTCTGGGGACTCCAAGCAGGCATTGTCCGAGGGACCCCCGAGTCCTTGGACCCAGCTGGCCCAACCCCTGGGACCAGCCTGCCAGGATGCAGTGCCAACCCACTGCCTGCTGCCTCACCCCCCGCAGGCCCTGCCTTGCCCTCCAGCCTGTCGCCACCCAGAGAAGCAGGGCAGCTATAGCTCAGTGGCTGCACTGGGAGCTCACAAGGGGGCTGGGTACCCACCTGGTGGACTGAGCAGCCCCTACCTGAGGCAGCAGGCATCCCAGACACCCTATATGCCCCCAGTGGGGCTGGACACTTATTCCTACCCCTCTGCACCTGTCCCAGCACCCTCACCAGGCCTCAagctggagccacctctcgctCCACGCTGCCCACTGGACTTTGCCCCCCAGACACTGGGCTTTCCTTATGCGCGGGATGATCTCTCTCTCTATGGAGCATCCCCAGGGCTTGGAGGGACACCACCTTCCCAGAACAGTATGCAGGCTGTTCCACAGCCCAGTGCCTTCCAGCGGGCGTGCCAGCCTCTACCTGCCCGCCAGCCGTGCTCAGAGCCTATGAGGCCTACGGAGAAACCAGTACAGGAAGCCGAGGAGAAGATGTGGCTGCCCAGCTGCAGGAAAGagcagctccagccccagcttgATGAGCACCTGGGGGCACCCATTGTCATCGGAGACAGTCCTGTTCCCCGCACCCCACCGGCTCTCCCTCCCTGTGCTGAGGAGCGCCAATCTCTTCCACAGAATGAGGGCATGCTGCCACCCAGCTCTCCACCCATGCCTATTATCGACAATGTCTTCAGCCTGGCCCCCTACCGTGACTACCTGGATGTGCAGGCACCTGAGGCCACAGCTGAGCCTGacccggccccagccccagcccccagtgaGAGCCATGACAAAGACTGCAAGGGAACCCTGCCGGCCCAGGAGGCCCCCTCCAGGGCGCACTGCTCACTTAGGGAGGAGATGGCACTGGACTTGAGTGTGAAGAAGCCAGTGGCAGAGGCTCCTCCTCTCAATGTCCCTAGTCCTGTGGTGCATGCCAAGCCCACTGTAGCTGTGGATGTGCCGGGCACAGGGAACAcagtctcagacttgccaggtaTGGGGAACACAGTGCCGGATCCGCCAGGCCTGAAAAAGACAGTCACAGAAGCACCTGGGCTGCCTGGGATGCCAGTGACCACAGAGGCCACCCCGAGGACCAACTTCCACAGCTCCGTTGCCTTCATGTTCCGGAAATTCAAGATCCTCCGGCCAGCACCCTTGCCTGCAGCTGTGGTCCCATCTGCACCCACCTCAGCCCCTGAGCCTGCACAGCCTGCACCCACCCCTGCATCTGTGCCCATTGGACTACAGATTCTCACCCAGCCCTTGCCTGTGGCCTGCTTCAACCTGGCACTGCCCAGCCCTCCAGCTGTAGCCATGGCTTCCCCAACCCCTGCTCCAGCTCCGTCACCTGCTCCAGCCCCGGCTCCACTTGCAGGCCCTGCTCCAGCTTCTACCCCCATCACAGCAGACTCCCCAGAGCAACACTTTGCAGGACTGCATGCGTCCCTATGTGACGCCATCTCAGGTTCAGTGGCCCACTCTCCACCTGAGAAGCTGCGTGAGTGGCTTGAGatggctgggccctggggccaggcagCATGGCAGGACTGTCAGGGTGTGCAGGGGCTGCTGGGCAAGCTGCTATCCCAGCTGCAGAGCTTCGTGTGCACACAGCAGTGCCCCTTCCCCCATGTGGTGCGGGCCGGCGCCATCTTTGTGCCCATCCACCTGGTAAAGGAGCGGCTCTTCCCTCGGCTGCCGCCTGCTTCCGTGGACCATGTGCTGCAGGAGCATCGCGTGGAGCTGCGTCCTACCACGCTGTCGGAGGAGCGGGCGCTGCGGGAGCGGGCCCTGCACGGCTGCACCTCACGCATGCTGAAGTTGCTGGCGCTGCGCCAGCTGCCTGACATCTACCCTGACCTGCTGGGCCTGCAGTGGCGTGACTGTGTACGCCGCCAGCTGG GTGACTTGGACACTGAGGCTGGAACTGTACCCTCCTCAGAACCCACCATGGCCAGAGATGAGCCGGAGAACCTAGCCCTGGCTTGGAAGTCACCTGTCCCCAAGGCCAGGAAGCCGGGAAGGAAGCCATCAACCCCTGGCCCAGAGAAAGCAGAGGCAACTGCTGGGGGAGCGTCCCATGGTGCctcacctactcctgctgccagTGCCAGCCCACCCGGCCCCACACTGAGGGCCCGCTTCCGTAGCCTGCTGGAAACTGCCTGGCTCAATGGCCTGGCACTGCCCACTTGGGGCCACAAAACCTCAGGACCAGACCGGCCCACGCCGCACCCACGGCTGTTGGGCAGCCAGAGCCACCACCTGTAG
- the C1H15orf39 gene encoding uncharacterized protein C15orf39 homolog isoform X2 → MAEKRPLGTLGPVMYGKLPRLEADSGPGHSLPTSAGNQDPCSYKGAYFSCPVGGAPKAGSERFASWTPYPPLYPTSMAGPPLRTDSLLSNCLLYRPPAESSEKVQDSGPVELLPFSPQAHSYPGPPLAAPKPVYRNPLCYGLSPCLGEGPPKRPLDVDWTLVTGPLLPSANSPCSLTPAPGKGQSLDGSFLRGVPAGGSGKDSSVSFSPCQAFLEKYRTIHSTGFLASKYAGPYSGDSKQALSEGPPSPWTQLAQPLGPACQDAVPTHCLLPHPPQALPCPPACRHPEKQGSYSSVAALGAHKGAGYPPGGLSSPYLRQQASQTPYMPPVGLDTYSYPSAPVPAPSPGLKLEPPLAPRCPLDFAPQTLGFPYARDDLSLYGASPGLGGTPPSQNSMQAVPQPSAFQRACQPLPARQPCSEPMRPTEKPVQEAEEKMWLPSCRKEQLQPQLDEHLGAPIVIGDSPVPRTPPALPPCAEERQSLPQNEGMLPPSSPPMPIIDNVFSLAPYRDYLDVQAPEATAEPDPAPAPAPSESHDKDCKGTLPAQEAPSRAHCSLREEMALDLSVKKPVAEAPPLNVPSPVVHAKPTVAVDVPGTGNTVSDLPGMGNTVPDPPGLKKTVTEAPGLPGMPVTTEATPRTNFHSSVAFMFRKFKILRPAPLPAAVVPSAPTSAPEPAQPAPTPASVPIGLQILTQPLPVACFNLALPSPPAVAMASPTPAPAPSPAPAPAPLAGPAPASTPITADSPEQHFAGLHASLCDAISGSVAHSPPEKLREWLEMAGPWGQAAWQDCQGVQGLLGKLLSQLQSFVCTQQCPFPHVVRAGAIFVPIHLVKERLFPRLPPASVDHVLQEHRVELRPTTLSEERALRERALHGCTSRMLKLLALRQLPDIYPDLLGLQWRDCVRRQLGEHGAAPVATGAV, encoded by the coding sequence ATGGCGGAGAAGAGGCCACTGGGGACGCTGGGGCCTGTGATGTATGGCAAGCTGCCCCGCCTAGAGGCAGACTCCGGGCCTGGGCACAGCCTGCCCACCTCTGCTGGTAACCAGGACCCCTGCAGCTACAAGGGTGCCTACTTCTCTTGTCCCGTGGGGGGTGCTCCCAAGGCAGGGTCAGAACGGTTCGCTTCCTGGACCCCATACCCACCCTTGTACCCTACCAGCATGGCAGGACCCCCACTTCGGACAGACAGTCTCTTGAGCAACTGCCTGCTCTACCGCCCACCAGCAGAAAGCTCTGAGAAGGTACAAGACTCTGGCCCTGTTGAGCTCCTGCCTTTCAGTCCCCAGGCTCATTCCTACCCAGGCCCACCGCTGGCTGCACCCAAACCTGTCTACCGCAACCCTctgtgttatgggctttcccctTGCCTGGGGGAAGGGCCACCGAAGAGACCACTAGATGTTGATTGGACACTGGTGACTGGGCCCCTCTTACCCTCGGCCAATTCCCCTTGTTCTCTGACCCCAGCTCCTGGAAAGGGCCAATCCCTGGATGGCTCTTTCTTGCGTGGGGTGCCAGCTGGGGGATCTGGCAAAGACTCCTCAGTGAGCTTCTCTCCATGCCAAGCATTCCTAGAGAAGTATCGGACCATCCACAGCACAGGCTTCCTGGCCTCCAAGTATGCAGGTCCTTACTCTGGGGACTCCAAGCAGGCATTGTCCGAGGGACCCCCGAGTCCTTGGACCCAGCTGGCCCAACCCCTGGGACCAGCCTGCCAGGATGCAGTGCCAACCCACTGCCTGCTGCCTCACCCCCCGCAGGCCCTGCCTTGCCCTCCAGCCTGTCGCCACCCAGAGAAGCAGGGCAGCTATAGCTCAGTGGCTGCACTGGGAGCTCACAAGGGGGCTGGGTACCCACCTGGTGGACTGAGCAGCCCCTACCTGAGGCAGCAGGCATCCCAGACACCCTATATGCCCCCAGTGGGGCTGGACACTTATTCCTACCCCTCTGCACCTGTCCCAGCACCCTCACCAGGCCTCAagctggagccacctctcgctCCACGCTGCCCACTGGACTTTGCCCCCCAGACACTGGGCTTTCCTTATGCGCGGGATGATCTCTCTCTCTATGGAGCATCCCCAGGGCTTGGAGGGACACCACCTTCCCAGAACAGTATGCAGGCTGTTCCACAGCCCAGTGCCTTCCAGCGGGCGTGCCAGCCTCTACCTGCCCGCCAGCCGTGCTCAGAGCCTATGAGGCCTACGGAGAAACCAGTACAGGAAGCCGAGGAGAAGATGTGGCTGCCCAGCTGCAGGAAAGagcagctccagccccagcttgATGAGCACCTGGGGGCACCCATTGTCATCGGAGACAGTCCTGTTCCCCGCACCCCACCGGCTCTCCCTCCCTGTGCTGAGGAGCGCCAATCTCTTCCACAGAATGAGGGCATGCTGCCACCCAGCTCTCCACCCATGCCTATTATCGACAATGTCTTCAGCCTGGCCCCCTACCGTGACTACCTGGATGTGCAGGCACCTGAGGCCACAGCTGAGCCTGacccggccccagccccagcccccagtgaGAGCCATGACAAAGACTGCAAGGGAACCCTGCCGGCCCAGGAGGCCCCCTCCAGGGCGCACTGCTCACTTAGGGAGGAGATGGCACTGGACTTGAGTGTGAAGAAGCCAGTGGCAGAGGCTCCTCCTCTCAATGTCCCTAGTCCTGTGGTGCATGCCAAGCCCACTGTAGCTGTGGATGTGCCGGGCACAGGGAACAcagtctcagacttgccaggtaTGGGGAACACAGTGCCGGATCCGCCAGGCCTGAAAAAGACAGTCACAGAAGCACCTGGGCTGCCTGGGATGCCAGTGACCACAGAGGCCACCCCGAGGACCAACTTCCACAGCTCCGTTGCCTTCATGTTCCGGAAATTCAAGATCCTCCGGCCAGCACCCTTGCCTGCAGCTGTGGTCCCATCTGCACCCACCTCAGCCCCTGAGCCTGCACAGCCTGCACCCACCCCTGCATCTGTGCCCATTGGACTACAGATTCTCACCCAGCCCTTGCCTGTGGCCTGCTTCAACCTGGCACTGCCCAGCCCTCCAGCTGTAGCCATGGCTTCCCCAACCCCTGCTCCAGCTCCGTCACCTGCTCCAGCCCCGGCTCCACTTGCAGGCCCTGCTCCAGCTTCTACCCCCATCACAGCAGACTCCCCAGAGCAACACTTTGCAGGACTGCATGCGTCCCTATGTGACGCCATCTCAGGTTCAGTGGCCCACTCTCCACCTGAGAAGCTGCGTGAGTGGCTTGAGatggctgggccctggggccaggcagCATGGCAGGACTGTCAGGGTGTGCAGGGGCTGCTGGGCAAGCTGCTATCCCAGCTGCAGAGCTTCGTGTGCACACAGCAGTGCCCCTTCCCCCATGTGGTGCGGGCCGGCGCCATCTTTGTGCCCATCCACCTGGTAAAGGAGCGGCTCTTCCCTCGGCTGCCGCCTGCTTCCGTGGACCATGTGCTGCAGGAGCATCGCGTGGAGCTGCGTCCTACCACGCTGTCGGAGGAGCGGGCGCTGCGGGAGCGGGCCCTGCACGGCTGCACCTCACGCATGCTGAAGTTGCTGGCGCTGCGCCAGCTGCCTGACATCTACCCTGACCTGCTGGGCCTGCAGTGGCGTGACTGTGTACGCCGCCAGCTGGGTGAGCATGGGGCAGCCCCAGTAGCCACCGGAGCTGTGTGA